From the Teredinibacter turnerae T7901 genome, one window contains:
- the rsmI gene encoding 16S rRNA (cytidine(1402)-2'-O)-methyltransferase: MNSMNALYIVATPIGNLEDISKRALDVLQKADIIAAEDTRHSARLCQYFNISTPLTPYHDHSNEQQTQRLIERLAQGQNVALISDAGTPLISDPGYRLVKTARDAGYKVIPIPGACALVAALSASGLPSDRFSFEGFLPAKTGARAAKLDALAKDPRTLIFYESPHRIEDSIRAMGDAFGALREVVLAREISKTFETFIASTFAELETIFATDANQLKGEMVVMVHGYLEPQSDTPGISADAEKIMTVLLAELPVKQAANIAAKITGEKKNQLYSWALEYGK, translated from the coding sequence ATGAACTCAATGAATGCGCTTTACATCGTAGCCACACCCATCGGCAACCTCGAGGATATCAGTAAGCGCGCCCTCGATGTGCTGCAAAAGGCCGACATTATAGCCGCCGAAGACACAAGACACAGTGCGCGACTTTGCCAATATTTCAATATCAGCACGCCATTAACCCCATATCACGACCACAGCAACGAGCAACAGACTCAGCGCCTGATTGAACGCCTGGCGCAAGGTCAAAATGTCGCGCTCATCTCAGATGCTGGCACCCCGCTTATCTCCGACCCCGGCTATCGCTTAGTGAAAACCGCACGGGACGCCGGCTATAAGGTGATACCCATCCCAGGAGCCTGCGCATTAGTCGCCGCGTTGAGCGCCTCTGGCCTACCTTCAGACCGTTTCTCCTTCGAAGGGTTTCTGCCTGCTAAAACCGGCGCCCGCGCAGCCAAGCTCGACGCCCTAGCGAAAGACCCCCGTACCTTGATCTTCTATGAATCCCCCCATCGCATAGAAGACTCCATTCGCGCAATGGGCGACGCCTTTGGCGCACTGCGAGAAGTAGTACTCGCGCGCGAAATCAGTAAAACCTTTGAAACCTTTATTGCCTCCACCTTTGCCGAACTCGAAACAATCTTTGCAACAGATGCCAATCAATTAAAAGGGGAAATGGTGGTTATGGTGCACGGCTACCTTGAGCCGCAAAGCGATACCCCGGGAATAAGTGCAGACGCCGAAAAAATTATGACAGTACTGCTGGCGGAATTACCCGTAAAGCAAGCCGCGAATATCGCAGCCAAAATTACCGGCGAGAAAAAGAATCAGCTTTACAGCTGGGCCTTGGAATATGGCAAGTAG
- a CDS encoding penicillin-binding protein activator, protein MLPSFTFLRPLVLASGMLLLASCGNQPVKPDNAQASPATLSVEEINTLLTDAEASTGEERNRLLLQAAQAMLQSGELDWARNTLSKISLAGLSAEHYFTVNMLNADVALASGRQFIARRYLWDEHFEQVLSAQPLNSQISARTKRAALLYDLAEYRFVVGERILLDRLLEQAPDAQLARDANQDALWQALMELPLKDLQLEARMQSNPEAKGWFTLAALSKNNQTNMRLQLESVENWALNWPEHPASLRLPADLQLLKQLVAEKPQKIAVLLPLSGQYAQASQAIRDGLMAAYYGLAAQGDALPDLQYYDTEGRDINALFDEVVTQGAQLVIGPLSKENIDELALRPSLPVPTLALNYAEHQVGLTDGLYQFGLAVEDEARQVAERAWRDGHRRALILAPDGGWGDRNVDTFAATWQALGGTLAGDYRFKTQKDYSRMIAEAMDVTQSKERASHIRGILGQSLEFEPRPRKDIDLIFLVARPAEARQIKPTLAYHYAGKIPVYATSHIYNGVDDANADRDMNGIRFTTLPWFFDGASEEKPLMDAYVNGSAAFERLYALGVDAFHVYPRLRQLAQVRQAHYYGNTGRLNLDQQHRIVREQTWAQFKGGKAYATPTVSYEDTESF, encoded by the coding sequence GTGTTGCCGAGTTTTACATTTTTGCGCCCACTGGTACTGGCCAGTGGCATGTTGCTGCTAGCGAGTTGTGGGAACCAGCCGGTCAAGCCAGACAACGCACAAGCTTCCCCCGCCACCTTGAGTGTCGAGGAGATCAATACACTGCTCACCGATGCAGAAGCCTCAACCGGCGAGGAACGCAACCGTTTATTGCTGCAGGCCGCCCAGGCGATGCTGCAGTCTGGCGAATTGGATTGGGCGCGCAACACACTGTCTAAAATTAGCTTGGCGGGGCTCTCAGCTGAGCATTATTTCACAGTCAACATGCTCAATGCAGATGTCGCATTGGCATCGGGCCGCCAGTTTATTGCGCGGCGCTACCTTTGGGATGAGCATTTCGAACAAGTGTTGAGCGCACAACCGCTCAACAGCCAGATTTCGGCCCGAACAAAACGTGCTGCACTGTTATACGATCTCGCTGAATATCGATTTGTGGTTGGCGAACGCATTCTGCTCGACCGGCTGCTGGAGCAAGCACCGGATGCGCAACTCGCGCGTGATGCCAACCAGGATGCCCTGTGGCAGGCACTGATGGAATTGCCTTTAAAAGATCTACAGCTTGAAGCCCGGATGCAGAGCAACCCGGAAGCCAAAGGCTGGTTTACCTTGGCTGCGCTCAGCAAAAACAATCAGACCAATATGCGCCTGCAGCTCGAAAGCGTTGAAAACTGGGCGCTTAACTGGCCAGAGCACCCCGCCAGCCTGCGTCTGCCCGCAGACCTTCAGCTACTCAAGCAGCTAGTGGCAGAGAAACCCCAGAAAATTGCCGTGCTGTTGCCACTTTCCGGTCAGTACGCCCAGGCCTCGCAAGCCATTCGCGACGGTTTGATGGCTGCTTACTACGGCCTGGCTGCGCAAGGTGACGCCCTGCCAGACCTCCAGTATTACGATACCGAAGGACGCGACATTAATGCGCTCTTCGATGAGGTCGTCACTCAAGGCGCGCAACTGGTGATCGGCCCATTAAGCAAAGAGAATATCGATGAACTGGCGCTGCGGCCCAGCCTGCCGGTACCGACACTGGCGTTAAACTACGCAGAACACCAGGTCGGCCTTACTGACGGGCTCTATCAGTTTGGTCTTGCGGTGGAAGACGAAGCTCGTCAGGTGGCGGAACGGGCCTGGCGAGATGGTCATCGCCGGGCACTTATTTTGGCTCCCGACGGTGGTTGGGGCGACCGCAACGTAGACACCTTCGCTGCCACTTGGCAAGCGCTTGGCGGCACCCTTGCTGGTGACTATCGGTTTAAAACCCAGAAAGACTATTCACGGATGATCGCCGAGGCAATGGACGTGACACAGAGTAAGGAGCGCGCTAGCCATATACGCGGTATTCTTGGCCAGAGCCTGGAATTCGAGCCGCGCCCGCGCAAGGATATCGACCTGATATTCCTGGTGGCCCGCCCCGCGGAAGCCCGCCAGATCAAACCCACCCTCGCATACCATTACGCAGGCAAGATTCCGGTTTACGCTACCAGCCATATTTACAACGGTGTGGACGATGCAAATGCAGACCGCGATATGAACGGCATCCGTTTTACCACCTTGCCCTGGTTTTTTGATGGTGCTTCGGAAGAAAAACCACTGATGGACGCCTATGTGAACGGTTCAGCGGCATTTGAGCGTCTTTATGCACTTGGCGTAGACGCTTTCCACGTGTACCCTCGCCTGCGCCAGTTGGCACAGGTACGACAAGCGCATTACTATGGCAACACCGGCCGCTTGAATCTGGATCAACAGCACAGGATAGTGCGCGAGCAAACCTGGGCGCAGTTTAAAGGCGGAAAAGCTTACGCCACGCCCACGGTTAGCTATGAAGATACCGAATCCTTTTAG
- a CDS encoding YraN family protein — protein sequence MKIPNPFRTPTGKQPTARRKTGDLAEDAAQQYLISQGLTPVARNYRSRFGEIDLIMQHASTLVFVEVRYRANSRYGSSAATVTASKQNKIRQTAQQFIIDKKLSANLALRFDVVGMSGTQTQWIKGAFY from the coding sequence ATGAAGATACCGAATCCTTTTAGGACACCAACAGGAAAGCAGCCAACAGCGCGGCGAAAAACCGGCGATTTAGCGGAAGATGCCGCGCAACAATATCTCATTAGCCAGGGCTTAACGCCGGTAGCACGCAACTACCGCAGCAGGTTTGGTGAGATCGATTTAATCATGCAACATGCAAGTACGCTGGTGTTCGTGGAGGTGCGCTACCGCGCCAACAGTCGTTACGGCAGCTCCGCAGCCACAGTAACCGCCAGCAAACAGAACAAAATACGCCAAACTGCGCAGCAGTTTATAATAGACAAAAAACTCTCCGCCAATCTCGCCCTGCGTTTCGATGTAGTGGGTATGAGTGGTACCCAAACCCAGTGGATTAAAGGTGCGTTTTATTAA
- a CDS encoding D-sedoheptulose-7-phosphate isomerase, whose protein sequence is MSQRVYNIFQKSVEAKMQVGEELGPLIDHASELIVESLLADRKVMVCGNGTSSAMAQILTSCLLDRYEKERPSLPAVWLGSSVSTYTALAADYNYSDIYAKPIRALGQEDDILVVISTSGNSANLISAVQAAHDRGVKVIALTGRDGGDISSLLDVHDVEICAALNSRTRIHELHLLTIFCLCDLIDHKLFGIE, encoded by the coding sequence ATGTCGCAACGCGTTTACAACATATTCCAGAAAAGTGTCGAAGCCAAAATGCAGGTTGGCGAAGAGCTTGGCCCTCTCATCGATCACGCGAGCGAGCTGATTGTCGAGTCGCTGCTGGCTGACAGAAAGGTAATGGTTTGCGGCAATGGCACATCGTCGGCGATGGCTCAAATTCTGACCTCCTGCCTGCTAGACCGCTACGAAAAAGAGCGCCCCAGTTTACCGGCCGTATGGCTCGGCAGTTCGGTCTCCACCTACACAGCCCTCGCCGCCGATTACAACTACAGCGATATTTATGCGAAGCCCATCCGCGCCCTGGGCCAGGAAGACGACATCCTGGTGGTGATCAGCACCAGCGGCAACTCCGCCAATCTAATCTCGGCCGTACAGGCCGCGCACGACCGCGGGGTAAAAGTGATCGCCCTCACTGGCCGCGATGGTGGGGACATTTCCAGCCTGTTGGATGTCCATGATGTGGAGATTTGCGCGGCGCTGAATTCGCGTACCCGAATTCACGAGCTGCACCTGTTAACCATCTTTTGTCTGTGCGATCTGATCGACCATAAATTATTCGGTATTGAATAG
- a CDS encoding BON domain-containing protein translates to MRYLFVCGFLLSACLLTSGCVTIVDATTSGPIHTDPGKRSLGDKWDDGQISTIVAVNIRKASDELASAHINVHTFNQVVLLTGEVPSKAAYEQAGKTARAVSRVRQVYNELQVRQDSGFFARTGDNFLEMKIGTKLIANRDIDSSRVKVIVEDQTVYLMGMMTMVQAERITDVVSRTSGVRKVVRAIEYVE, encoded by the coding sequence ATGCGTTACCTGTTTGTTTGCGGTTTTCTGCTCTCAGCCTGCCTGCTTACCAGCGGCTGCGTCACCATCGTTGATGCGACTACAAGCGGGCCCATCCACACAGATCCAGGCAAGCGCAGCCTGGGTGACAAATGGGACGACGGGCAAATCAGCACGATTGTGGCGGTTAACATCCGCAAAGCGAGCGATGAATTAGCCAGTGCTCATATCAACGTGCATACATTTAATCAGGTGGTACTGCTCACCGGCGAAGTACCGAGCAAAGCTGCTTATGAGCAGGCAGGTAAAACTGCCCGTGCCGTGAGTCGGGTACGTCAGGTGTACAACGAGCTGCAAGTCCGCCAAGACAGCGGATTCTTCGCCCGCACCGGCGACAACTTCCTGGAAATGAAAATAGGCACCAAGCTGATTGCCAACCGCGATATCGACTCCAGCCGGGTAAAAGTTATCGTAGAAGACCAAACGGTATACCTGATGGGCATGATGACCATGGTTCAAGCCGAACGCATTACCGATGTGGTATCACGCACCAGCGGCGTACGCAAAGTGGTGCGTGCAATCGAATACGTAGAATAA